One stretch of Rhizoctonia solani chromosome 8, complete sequence DNA includes these proteins:
- a CDS encoding ABC transporter, with protein MTPSPQVLFQLRTTECIALLVILLVSLLPKGVRRIEPPSTDVVLEIRTVVRAIQTPRKQLIVFLLSLVALTALLDGSVTVANALFKRVFETKIPAWKGSEFYSVVLFVTFTGFAIVSLLKEAHHHPIWQSKLLKLFVFVALLFDTALAILIPIVIPIWRIRSSTKSTTPGILDSTPSLGITPALHFGLTVFRVLILAVLFTTLFFPRITYEPIEQNESVPRTDETPLLIPAAVAASTQSSAEPGSSKPKYGTFNGSNTTPPGGVSTSAPGTSVQAPTIPVPTEPTWYENGARLMRLTSYLWPSRNIGLQLLAFICLLIVAVGRIVNAAIPFQFSTVVDTLAQPDAPHGIWGPLLWYIVLRFLSSSGGLNALRSVLWAPVIQFSDRSLSQLAFDHLLNLSLAWHTRRKTGEVLRILDRGASIKQIFELLIFTLLPTAADTFIAVWIFFWYFGPAMSVFIATTMVLYVTTSAMITNRINNLSRKMVETDITTRGVHTDSLLNYETVKYFNGEAHEGERYHEALSRVQQFQLRVTASLNLMSLSQNLVLTAGLLVGSLLIIFDSTHQDVMKRFVVFITYLAELYSPLTAFALLYRTISQSLVDAERLLDLLDEPSEVRDKPSAKDLVVTDGVIEFDNVTFSYDGRATALKGVSFKVPKGGSLALVGESGSGKSTILKLLYRFYDLAPSDGAIRIDGQDIRDVTQASLRRAIGIVPQDCVLFNNTIAYNIGYGKLGSSTEEIENAARAAQIHERIISFPDGYETIVGERGVRLSGGEKQRVGIARTILKASPVILLDEATSALDTSTERDIQKALQNLTEGRSSVSIAHRLSTISKSDLILVFHQGEIIESGTQRELIELGGRFAAMWTDQVSSVNENRVPPRAAGQNGPGTPPETAVTSGLHILPSGEFVPTGVASKHPEPIKPKRQELSSGSTREVRPDVTFATVASREPTTSQLISTSQIDN; from the exons ATGACACCGTCGCCTCAAGTATTATTTCAACTCCGGACGACGGAATGTATCGCACTGCTGGTAATTCTGCTTGTATCTCTGCTACCCAAAGGTGTTAGAAGGATCGAACCCCCCTCCACCGACGTAGTCTTGGAGATAAGGACTGTTGTACGAGCTATCCAAACACCTCGAAAGCAACTCATAGTGTTCCTGTTGAGTTTGGTTGCACTCACTGCTCTTCTTGACGGCTCGGTGACCGTGGCTAATGCGCTTTTTAAGCGCGTCTTTGAAACGAAAATTCCGGCTTGGAAGGGGTCCGAGTTCTATTCAGTCGTTCTGTTTGTGACATTTACAGGATTTGCTATAGTCAGTCTTTTGAAGGAGGCGCACCATCATCCAATTTGGCAGTCTAAGCTACTCAAGCTTTTTGTGTTTGTCGCCCTATTATTTGATACGGCACTCGCAATCCTCATTCCTATTGTCATACCGATCTGGAGGA TTCGTTCCAGCACAAAGTCAACTACCCCAGGAATTTTGGATTCTACCCCATCGCTTGGGATcacacctgcacttcatttCGGTCTCACCGTGTTTCGTGTGCTTATTCTGGCAGTGCTTTTTACTACGCTATTCTTTCCCCGCATTACATACGAACCTATCGAGCAGAATGAATCCGTTCCCCGGACTGACGAGACGCCTTTGTTGATCCCAGCTGCGGTGGCCGCATCAACACAATCTTCCGCAGAACCGGGGTCTTCCAAACCCAAATATGGTACCTTTAACGGTAGCAACACCACCCCACCTGGAGGTGTTTCCACCTCTGCTCCAGGCACTAGTGTCCAGGCGCCAACAATCCCAGTACCAACTGAGCCTACCTGGTACGAAAACGGTGCGCGACTTATGCGGTTAACCTCGTACCTGTggccttccaggaatatcGGTTTGCAGCTTCTGGCATTCATATGCTTGCTTATCGTTGCTGTTGGCCGCATCGTCAATGCGGCGATTCCTTTCCAGTTCAGTACAGTTGTTGATACTCTCGCTCAGCCAGATGCTCCTCATGGCATATGGGGTCCGCTTCTGTGGTATATCGTTCTTAGGTTTCTCAGTAGTTCTGGAGGATTAAACGCGCTGCGCAGT GTTCTCTGGGCACCTGTGATACAATTCTCTGACCGCTCCCTATCCCAGCTCGCATTTGATCACTTACTCAATCTTTCGCTCGCGTGGCATACTCGTCGCAAGACCGGCGAGGTTTTAAGGATTCTCGATCGTGGTGCTTCGATCAAGCAAATATTCGAACTTTTGATCTTTACTCTTTTACCAACTGCCGCTGATACTTTCATTGCGGTGTGGATCTTCTTTTGGTACTTTGGACCTGCTATGAGCGTCTTTATTGCCACTACTATGGTTCTTTATG TCACAACCAGTGCCATGATCACCAACAGGATAAACAATCTGTCAAGAAAAATGGTTGAAACTGATATA ACCACTCGTGGCGTTCATACCGACTCTCTCCTAAATTACGAGACGGTCAAGTACTTTAACGGCGAAGCTCACGAGGGAGAGCGTTACCATGAAGCCCTCTCTCGAGTCCAGCAATTTCAGCTTCGCGTAACGG CTTCCCTAAACCTCATGAGTCTGTCTCAGAACCTTGTgctt ACTGCTGGCCTACTTGTTGGTTCATTACTCATCATCTTCGACTCGACCCATCAAGATGTTATGAAACGATTTGTTGTGTTTATTACCTATCTAGCAGAG CTCTATAGCCCGTTGACGGCCTTCGCGCTCCTCTATCGTACCATCAGTCAAAGCTTGGTCGACGCCGAACGCTTGTTAGACCTTCTCGACGAACCTTCAGAAGTACGAGATAAGCCTAGTGCCAAAGATCTTGTGGTGACCGATGGCGTTATCGAATTCG ATAATGTGACTTTCTCCTACGATGGTCGTGCAACTGCGCTCAAAGGCGTCTCTTTCAAAGTCCCCAAGGGCGGTTCGCTCGCTCTTGTAGGCGAGTCTGGCTCCGGCAAGAGCACGATTTTAAAGCTCCTGTATCGTTTCTACGACCTTGCTCCCAGCGATGGTGCTATCCGTATTGACGGACAAGACATTCGCGATGTCACCCAG GCAAGTCTTCGAAGGGCGATCGGCATTGTGCCCCAAGACTGCGTTCTATTTAACAATACCATTGCTTATAATATTGGCTATGGAAAATTGGGTTCATCGACCGAGGAGATCGAAAATGCGGCTCGGGCGGCTCAAATACACGAGCGTATCATCTCCTTCCCAGACGGCTACGAAACCATTGTTGGTGAACGTGGTGTGAGGTTGAGTGGTGGTGAGAAGCAGCGTGTTGGGATTGCTCGCACTATCCTTAAAGCCTCACCCGTAATCTTATTGGACGAAGCTACTTC TGCACTAGATACGAGCACCGAGCGGGATATTCAAAAGGCGCTTCAAAATTTGACCGAGGGGCGTTCGTCAGTATCAATTGCTCACCGCCTATCAACCATTTCCAAGTCTGATTT AATCCTCGTATTTCATCAGGGAGAAATTATCGAATCGGGCACCCAACGTGAATTGATTGAACTTGGTGGCCGATTTGCCGCTATGTGGACTGACCAAGTGTCCTCGGTGAACGAAAATCGCGTACCACCCCGAGCCGCCGGACAGAACGGGCCTGGGACTCCTCCTGAAACCGCAGTCACCTCCGgacttcatattcttcccTCCGGAGAATTCGTTCCTACTGGTGTCGCCTCCAAGCACCCCGAACCTATCAAACCCAAGCGCCAAGAACTCAGTTCAGGCTCGACGCGCGAAGTCCGACCCGATGTCACATTTGCTACTGTCGCATCTAGGGAACCTACTACCTCTCAGCTTATTAGCACTTCCCAAATAGATAATTAA
- a CDS encoding Retrotransposable element Tf2 protein, which translates to MEWNVKRSKRKAGSKDVGLQSVWREWWRRCGEKAITALTATVGSLQDQIRNQGQQLAELKAICKETANLVGNKDQGSTQAKPGPSTGPVTPPTHSGGEAHTPGTVRPGLKALFHPSRGTGFDSEEEEEPRRAPKKEPCNTPRSLSSLTPFDSGSSVKQPKMELPDPYKGETRGQKATQWLNRMLLWVALHCNQFDKEEQMVVWILYHMTDKAADWALPIIGTIIKGKGNPPTTIPALTAKFKEAFANPDAKRAAARKIAALTQTTTMSEYVTKFHNLIVELDWNKEAYIAQFTHGLHWKVKELLSTKDNIPNNLEAIFATSIKIDNTCQENKENHPKKQPAKSLATIATTSTTTTQRVCLLEDPNYVTPKERDHCCASGLCVKCGQKGHGIKQCPNGWKATIKEVAKNFPAEPLKTLIDSRATSNFISPSVVEKLKIPKTQLKNPQVVRMLDGTISQTGCIWYQVQLAVLANGHFHSIPFLVCPIGNTSAILGMTWLTQESPLIDWSIGTIVFPEQIQIASEEEANPDPLANLPEQYHKFAWVFGEEEFKVLPPHREYNIAIDLLPDAKLTPGPIYSMTDAESKALKQHIDEELATGKIRPSTSSTRAPVMFVKKADGSLRLVVDYWKLNNVTYKNMYPLPRQDDLMAKLRHAKMFTKLDLRWGYNNVQIKEGDEWKTAFRTKYGLFEYLVMPFGLTNAPATFQHFMNNLFRDLIDVTVVMYLDNILIFLEKPEEHPNHLKEVLSRLMKNQLFCKLSKCHFHVTMVDYLGIVISPAGFSMDQKKIEAVTTWPQPKTVKQVQAFLGFVNYLQWFIPNFSLVAWPLHNLTKKETPWTWSHPEEEAFQELKSLVTKSPVLIHSNPDAPYYLETDALGVAMGAILSAKVNYNTHDKELLAIIKALEEWQIFLEATDKPVQVFMDHRNLEYWMQAQTFNQRHAQWCIFLSDFNFEIHYRPGKQSGKPDALSRRSDYIDSPPDPEVMLLSEVFANTSEEEIEIVTKIRGKLREDPSLEQIIQFLTEDVEDAPPSIRKAYWDYNWEEDLLWYCRKLVVPDLEVLKEQLLREFHDSPLAGHPGQQRTLELLSCNYWWPGMKSSAKEWVECFPPFPFHMISYDFITGFPKSQGFDTILVVIDSFSKFRHFIPTTKRVLAKGLAELFIAHIWKLHGLPVKTISDRGTTFTGKFLRALYQRLGIKPAFSSAYHPESDGQTERINQFIEFYLRSYVAADHLDWATWLPLAEYAYNNTKHTATGKTPLS; encoded by the exons atggaatggaacgtcaagaggagcaagaggaagGCTGGGAGTAAGGatgtgggactccagagcgtgtggagggaatggTGGAGACGGTGTGGGGAaaag gctatcacagccctcacagccacagttgggtccttgcaggaccaGATTagaaatcaaggccaacagcttgcagaactcaaggccatatgcaaggaaaccgccaatcttgttggcaacaaggatcaAGGGAGcacccaagccaagcctggcccgtcaactgggcctgtcacccctcctacccattcaggaggggaagcccacactccaggcacggttaggcctggactcaaggccctgtTCCACCCCTCAAGAGGGAcaggctttgactcagaggaagaggaagaacccaggagagctcccaaaaaagagccttgcAATACGCCTAGGAGCCttagctccctcaccccctttgactcagggtccagtgtGAAGcagcccaaaatggaactcCCTGACCCTTATAAGGGAGAAACCAGGGGACAAAAGGCAACACAATGGCTCAACCGCATGCTACtatgggtagccctccacTGCAATcaatttgacaaggaggaacaaatggttgtgtggatcctataccacatgactgacaaAGCTGCGGactgggccctccccatcattgggaccatcatcaagggcaagggaaatccccccactaccatcccagccttaacggccaaattcaaggaggcatttgccaATCCTGATGCCAAGAGAGcagccgccaggaagataGCTGCGttgactcagacaaccactaTGTCTGAGTATGTCACCAAGTTCCACAACCTCATAGTGGAACTAgattggaacaaggaggcatacattgcccaattcacacacggcctccactggaaggtcaaggaactcctgtccaccaaggacaatatccccAACAACTTGGAGGCTATCTTTGCCACctccatcaaaattgacaatactTGTCAggagaacaaggagaaccatCCAAAGAAGCAACCGGCTAAGTCCCTGGCTACCATagccaccacttccaccaccaccactcaacgggtctGCCTATTGGAGGATCCTAACTATGTCACACCCAAGGAAAGGGACCATTGCTGCGCATCTGGGCTATGTGTCAAGTGTGGACAGaaagggcatggcatcaaacaatgccctaaCGGTTGGAAGGCTACTATCAAAGAAGTAGCCAAG AACTTCCCAgcagaacccctcaaaacTTTAATAGACTCCAGAGCCACATCCAATTTCATCTCTCCCTCTGTTGTTGAAAAattaaaaatcccaaaaacccaactcaaaaatccacaagttgtgagaatgctagatggtacaatttcacagactggttgcatctgGTACCAGGTCCAACTtgcggttttggccaatggccatttcCATTCCATTCCCTTTCTTGTATGCCCCATAGGGAATACGTCTGCCAtactaggcatgacatggctcacccAGGAGTCACCTCTTATTGACTGGTCAATAGGTACCATTGTATTCCCTGAGCAAATCCAAATTgcatcagaagaagaagccaacCCAGATCCTCTTGCCAACCTCCCTGAGCAATACCACAAATTTGCCTGGGTCTTTGGTGAAGAGGAGTTCAAGGTCCTTCCACCCCACAGGGAGTACAACATTGCCATAGACCTGTTACCAGACGCCAAACTCACCCCAGGACCCATCTACAGCATGACAGATGCAGAATCAAAGGCTCTAAAACagcatattgatgaggaattggcaacagggaagatccgtcccagcacctcctccaccagggcaccagtcatgtttgtaaagaaggcagacggatcccTTAgactggttgtggattactGGAAACTTAACAATGTCACTTACAAGAACATGTACCCGCTTCCCAGACAGGATGATCTCATGGCAAAACTCAGACATGCAAAAATGTTCACCAAACTAGATTTGcgttggggttacaacaatgtccaaatcaaggaaggagatgagtggaaaacagcctttaggaccaaatatgggttatTTGAGTacttagtcatgccctttggtcttacCAATGCTCCAGCCActttccaacatttcatgaacaacctattCAGGGATTTGATAGACGTGACTGTGGTAATGTATCTGGACaatatcttgatcttcttggaaaAGCCAGAGGAACACCCCAACCACCTAAAAGAGGTCCTTTCCAGACTCATgaaaaaccagttgttctgtaagctgtcaaaatgccacttccatgtcaccatGGTGGACTACCTGGGTATTGTTATCTCCCCAGCTGGATTCTctatggaccaaaagaagataGAAGCAGTCACCACATGGCCTCaacccaaaacagtcaaacaggtccaggccttcttaGGGTTTGTCAACTATCTCCAATGGTTCATTCCTAACTTTAGCTTGGTTGCTTGGcctctccacaacctcacaaaaaaggaaaccccctggacATGGAGTCAcccagaagaagaagccttccaagaaCTGAAATCCCTTGTCACAAAGTCCCCAGTCCttatccactccaaccctgACGccccctactacctagagACAGACGCATTGGgtgtagccatgggagcaatccttA GTGCCAAAGtcaattacaacacccatgacaaggagctcctggcaatcatcaaggccctTGAAGAATGGCAGAtcttcctagaagcaacAGATAAACCAGTACAGGTATTCATGGATCacagaaacctggaatattggatgcaggcccAAACTTTTAACCAGAGACATGCTCAATGGTGTATTTTCCTGAgtgacttcaactttgaaattcactaccgcccaggaaaacagtcagggaaaccagacgccctctCCAGAAGATCAGATTACATAGACTCCCCTCCAGACCCAGAAGTTATGCTCCTGTCAGAAGTATTTGCCAATACGTCAGAAGAGGAAATAGAGATTGTCACCAAAATACGTGGCAAACTAAGGGAAGACCCTTCCTTGGAACAGATCATCCAATTCTTGACAGAGGATGTGGAAGACGCGCCCCCCTCCATCAGAAAGGCTTATTGGGATtacaactgggaagaagacctacTATGGTATTGCAGAAAACTTGTAGTTCCAGACTTGGAAGTCTTGAAAGAGCAActcctcagggaattccatgactcccccctggcagggcacccaggccaacaaagaACCCTGGAGCTCTTAAGTTGCAActattggtggccaggaatgaagtcttcagcaaaagaatgggtagaatgct tcccaccattCCCATTCCACATGATCTcttatgacttcatcacagggtttCCCAAGTCACAGGGGTTTGATACCATCCTGGTTGTCATAGATTCCTTTTCTAAATTCAGACACTTCATTCCAACTACCAAAAGGGTTTTGGCCAAAGGCCTAGCGGAACTATTCATTGCACACATCTGGAAATTACATGGGTTGCCAGTCAAGACAATCTCAGATAGGGGTACCACGTTCACAGGGAAGTTCTTGAGGGCACTATACCAACGTCTTGGAATCAAACCCGCCTTCTCATCAgcttaccacccagaatctgatggacaaacagagaggataaaccagttcattgagttctacctaaggTCATACGTTGCAGCAGACCATTTGGATTGGGCCACCTGGTTGCCATTAGCAGAATATGCTTACAACAACACTAAACATACCGCtactgggaaaacccccttgtcctag
- a CDS encoding Transposon Tf2-7 polyprotein: MNPSNVPANVPEANHIANTLAHEWKEAESALRMTKEKMAGTRDPKHLGPFKIIEKISSHVYCLELLETLKIHNVFYIGLLSKSHESPSRPFPD, translated from the exons ATGAACCCATCCAATGTCCCAGCAAATGTTCCAGAAGCCAACCACATAGCCAACACCCTTGCCCatgaatggaaggaagcagaatcTGCCCTGAGGATGACAAAGGAGAAAATGGCAGGAACCAGGG aTCCCAAGCAtctaggccccttcaaaatcattgagaaaatctccagtcaTGTGTACTGCCTAGAACTCCTggaaaccctgaaaatccacaacgtcttctacaTAGGATTGCTTTCCAAAAGCCATGAATCACCAAGCCGGCCATTCCCAGACTGA
- a CDS encoding Retrotransposable element Tf2 protein: protein MDQKKIEAVTSWPTPRTIKEVQAFLGFVNYLHHFIPNFSSVAHPLHNLTKKETPWSWSNPEEEAFQELKSLVTQSPVLIHSNPDLPYYLETDTSGVAMGAILSQRGKDNHLHPVAYMSKSFSGAEANYNTHDKELLAIIKALEEWQIFLEATDRPIQVFTDHGNLEYWMLL from the coding sequence atggaccagaaaaaGATTGAAGCTGTTACCTCATGGCCCACACCTAGAACAATCAAAGAGGTTCAGGCCTTCCTgggatttgtcaactacctccaccatttcatccccaactttagtTCTGTAGCACACCCACTTcacaacctcacaaaaaaggaaactcccTGGTCATGGAGTAAcccagaagaggaagcattccaggaattgaagtcccttgtcacccagtcaccAGTCCTCATCCATTCAAACCCAGATCTACCCTATTACCTTGAAACGGACACATCAGGGGTAgctatgggagccatactcagccaaagaGGAAAGGATAACCACCTTCACCCGGTAGCTtacatgtccaaatcctttTCAGGTGCAGAAGCCAATTACAATACACATGACAAAGAGCTTCTGGCAATTATCAAGGCATTAGAGGAATGGCAAAtcttcctagaagcaacAGACAGGCCAATCCAGGTATTCACAGATCAcggaaacctggaatattggatgctgttgtag
- a CDS encoding glycoside hydrolase family 61 protein produces the protein MLFTSLAVLVAGATSVRAHGYVQSVNIAGQTYPGWLPFSDPYIQPNPQTVVRKVADDGPITFDSGDLTCNKGGAVGNGETATVAAGQSVTWTMNTWPADHKGPVTVYMANCGDSCDSFDGSGNKWYKLSSEGLIDAPKFYWASDKLISQGNSWTQTIPSNIMPGNYLMRLEILALHSAGSPQFYPSCTQLKVTGGGDGAPGESELVSIPGVYKSGDPALFGSIWEQPQSWPQVGPNVAAFVNGGSAPAPAPAPTTSDPEPSSSKPAPSSTYSEPESYPSPTKGPLPTAPVATTKTKVCRIKRSQKNHFAKREYLRGWGKKRL, from the exons ATGTTGTTCACTTCACTTGCTGTTCTTGTTGCTGGCGCGACTTCAGTTCGCGCGCACGGATACGTTCAGTCCGTCAATATCGCCGGCCAAACATATCCCGGCTGGCTACCATTCTCGGACCCATACATCCAACCCAATCCCCAAACCGTTGTCAGGAAAGTAGCGGATGATGGCCCAA TTACTTTTGATTCCGGCGATCTTACCTGCAACAAGGGCGGCGCAGTCGGAAATGGCGAAACCGCAACAGTTGCTGCTGGACAATCTGTGACATGGACGATGAACACATGGCCCGCTGACCACAAGGGCCCCGTCACCGTGTACATGGCTA ACTGCGGGGATAGCTGCGATAGTTTTGATGGATCTGGCAACAAGTGGTACAAGCTCTCATCCGAGGGTCTGATCGACGCTCCGAAGTTCTACTGGGCATCGGATAAATTGATATCACAAGGCAACTCATGGACGCAAACGATTCCTTCGAACATCATGCCAGGCAACTACCTCATGCGTCTCGAGATACTCGCCTTGCACTCTGCGGGATCGCCTCAATTTTATCCTTCATGTACGCAACTGAAGGTCACCGGTGGTGGAGATGGCGCCCCTGGTGAATCCGAGCTCGTTAGCATTCCAGGGGTATACAAATCTGGCGATCCCGCGCTATTCGGAAGTATCTGGGAACAGCCGCAGTCGTGGCCTCAGGTTGGTCCAAACGTTGCTGCATTCGTCAACGGCGGATCGGCTCCTGCCCCTGCTCCCGCTCCTACCACCTCGGACCCCGAACCATCGAGCTCCAAGCCCGCTCCCTCGTCGACATATTCCGAGCCCGAGTCGTACCCCTCCCCTACCAAGGGTCCCCTGCCCACTGCTCCAGTCGCGACAACCAAGACCAAGGTATGCCGTATCAAGCGCTCGCAAAAGAACCACTTTGCAAAGCGGGAGTATTTGCGCGGATGGGGCAAGAAGAGACTCTAA
- a CDS encoding Retrotransposable element Tf2 protein: MQAWTFNRRHAQWRIFLSDFNFEIHYQPGKQLGKPDALSRRANYIDIPMEPEVMIPAEIFANTSEEELEIVTEICSKIKEDPSLEPIIQFLTEDANNAPPSICKAKLVVPDSEPLKEQLLREFHDSPLVGHPGQQQTLELLSRNYWWPGMKSSAKEWVECCPTCEANQHPHAPVIALKPLEVPPFPFHTISYDFITGFPKSHGHDAILVIIDSFSKFGHFIPTSKKVTAKGLVDLFITHIWKCPGHSHMTSPFEITEKISSHVYHLKLLETLKIHDVFYIGLLSKSHKSPSQPFPEQPPPETIEGEEEYEVEQIIDSKKQCRKWFYIIKWKGYGPEDNSWEPEELLEHSHKEIQCFNKSQLKKACDSAKSLSGGGAMLHSLNIYH; this comes from the exons atgCAGGCTTGGACTTTTAACCGGAGACACGCTCaatggcgcattttcctgagtgacttcaattttgaaatccactaccAACCTGGTAAACAATtgggaaaaccagatgcactATCCAGAAGGGCCAATTACATTGACATCCCTatggaaccagaagtcatgatCCCAGCTGAGATTTTTGCCAATacgtcagaagaggaactggaGATAGTTACAGAAATCTGTTCAAAGATAAAAGAGGACCCCTCTCTTGAGCcaatcatccaattcctaacTGAGGATGCCAATAATGCTCCACCTTCCATCTGCAAGGC GAAACTAGTAGTAccagactcagaaccccTAAAGGAACAGCTACTAAGAGAATTTCATGACTCACCCCTGGTAGGccacccaggccaacaacaAACCTTGGAATTGCTTAGTAGGAActattggtggccagggatgaaatcctctgccaaggaatgggttgagtGCTGTCCCACATGTGAGGCCAATCAACACCCCCACGCACCAGTCATTGCCCtcaaacccttagaagttcctCCCTTCCCATTCCATACAatttcctatgacttcatcacagggttcCCCAAATCACACGGACATGATGCAATCTTGGTAATCAtagactccttctccaagtttggccacTTTATTCCTACCTCAAAAAAGGTCACAGCCAAAGGACTTGTGGACTTGTTTATTACCCACATCTGGAaatgtcctggacacagtcacatgacca GCCCCTTTGAGATCACAGAAAAGATTTCCAGCCACGTGTACCACCTGAAACTCCTggaaaccctgaaaatccatgatgtATTTTACATAGGGCTACTATCCAAGAGTCACAAATctccaagtcaaccattcccagaacaacctcctcctgagacaatagaaggagaagaggaatatgaagtggagcagatcattgactctaaaAAACAATGCAGAAAGTGGTTTTACAttatcaaatggaagggatatggcCCAGAGGACAACTCTTGGGAACCTGAGGAACTACTGGAACACAGTCACAAGGAAATCCaatgcttcaacaagtcacaactgaaaaaggcttgtgactctgccaagagcctttcaggggggggggcaatgttacactcccttaacatataccattag